A DNA window from Lathyrus oleraceus cultivar Zhongwan6 unplaced genomic scaffold, CAAS_Psat_ZW6_1.0 chrUn0079, whole genome shotgun sequence contains the following coding sequences:
- the LOC127112330 gene encoding 18.1 kDa class I heat shock protein-like, giving the protein MSLFSNSIFGRRRSKSPQDHHHHHHQSRNNHPSHQTHGYEVSQTHTPHITLPPNFHEPSPIVDTIDIEWKETPEAHVFKAHLPGMKRSDVRVEVDDDRMLCIICEKSVEMEEQSGGWHRIEVASGHFVQRLTLPENSKVDHVKAYMDNDVLTINVPKNRVVNKRVRNVQVSHV; this is encoded by the coding sequence ATGTCACTCTTTTCCAATAGTATCTTTGGTCGAAGAAGATCAAAATCACCACAagatcatcatcatcatcatcaccaatcAAGGAACAACCACCCATCACACCAAACCCATGGTTATGAAGTTTCTCAAACCCACACACCCCATATAACACTACCACCAAATTTCCACGAGCCATCACCAATTGTCGACACCATTGACATAGAGTGGAAAGAAACCCCTGAAGCTCATGTTTTCAAAGCACATCTTCCGGGGATGAAACGAAGCGACGTGAGAGTTGAAGTTGATGATGACAGAATGCTATGTATCATTTGTGAGAAGAGTGTCGAAATGGAAGAACAAAGTGGTGGATGGCACCGTATTGAGGTTGCTAGTGGTCATTTTGTTCAGCGTCTTACTTTGCCTGAAAACTCTAAGGTTGATCATGTTAAGGCTTATATGGATAATGATGTGCTCACTATTAATGTTCCTAAGAATAGAGTTGTCAACAAACGTGTTAGGAATGTTCAAGTTTCTCATGTTTGA